A section of the Pseudophryne corroboree isolate aPseCor3 chromosome 11, aPseCor3.hap2, whole genome shotgun sequence genome encodes:
- the LOC134969932 gene encoding uncharacterized protein LOC134969932, whose amino-acid sequence MEKMSNSLHELQKTLSDSTATILQIIIQDHRENMNVLNILSDSMVKLVENTSCLAESNKNMSESHRHSSSSQQVIATTLQMIYEKLPVPAHQHAGDPPYPPSQATRTHRTLPQVPSQYRQSQMYQGYTGMYPTPQMPPPPAAQSSAAWAPRASQHTPQPPRTSTPYQGEEEDPDRLPP is encoded by the coding sequence atggagaaaatgtccaacagtctgcatgaactgcagaagactctttccgacagcacggccacaatactacagatCATAATTCAAGATCATAGGGAGAATATGAACGTACTTAACATTCTGTCCGATTCCATGGTCAAGCTTGTGGAAAACACCTCATGTCTGGCAGAAAGCAATAAGAACATGTCGGAGAGTCATCGACACTCCTCTTCCAGCCAAcaggtcatcgcaaccacactgcagatgatctatgaaaaGCTCCCagtaccagctcatcaacacgctggtgatccaccatatccgccgtcgcaagccacaaggacgcatcgtacccttcctcaagtcccatcccagtacagacagtcacagatgtaccagggatatacagggatgtaccccaccccccagatgcctccaccaccggccgcacaatcttcagcagcatgggcaccgagggccagtcaacatactccccagcctcccaggacatccacgccctatcagggggaagaagaggatccggacagacttccaccataa